A single region of the Dunckerocampus dactyliophorus isolate RoL2022-P2 chromosome 3, RoL_Ddac_1.1, whole genome shotgun sequence genome encodes:
- the LOC129178461 gene encoding cytochrome P450 27C1 isoform X1, translating into MAVLNHLTAVCRKNLQVDRLNKQLVFTLRVLHKSAAGEAFGIPSPTEEDSVSQSVITAAHVSDKRVKVKSLKEMPGPSTTSNLIEFFWRDGFSRIHEIQMEHSKKYGKIFKSHFGPQLVVSIADRDLVAQVLRAEGVAPQRANMESWKEYRDMRGRSTGLISAEGEHWLKMRSVLRQLIMRPRDVAVFSDDINKVVDDLIERVSTLRSRELDGATVFNVNDLFFKYAMEGIAAILYESRLGCLENEIPRETQNYISALNLMFSSFKTTMYAGAIPKWLRPIIPKPWEEFCFSWDGLFKFSIIHINKRLAEIKAQVEQREEVKGGLLTHMLVTMEMSMEEIYANATEMLLAGVDTTSFTLSWASYLLARHPEIQEQIYMEVVRTLGHQAVATADDIPRLPLIRGLVKETLRLFPVLPGNGRITQDDLVVGGYFIPKGVRLTQLALCHYSTSLDEENFADALNFRPDRWVRKDSSDRVDNFGSIPFGYGIRSCIGKRIAELEMHLVLTRLIQRFHIGMSPLTADVKAKTHGLLCPAGPIHLQFTDREN; encoded by the exons ATGGCCGTACTCAATCATTTAACGGCAGTTTGCCGGAAGAATTTGCAGGTCGATCGGCTTAATAAGCAGCTGGTGTTCACACTTCGGGTTTTGCACAAGTCGGCGGCCGGGGAAGCTTTTGGGATCCCCTCGCCTACGGAAGAGGACAGCGTGTCCCAGAGTGTCATCACAGCGGCTCACGTCTCTGACAAAAGAGTAAAAGTCAAGAGCTTAAAGGAGATGCCAGGACCCAGCACCACGTCTAACCTCATCGAGTTCTTCTGGAGAGACGGTTTTAGTAGAATTCATGAAATTCAG ATGGAACACAGCAAGAAGTATGGGAAAATCTTCAAATCCCATTTTGGACCTCAACTGGTGGTCTCCATCGCTGACCGAGACCTGGTCGCTCAGGTGCTGAGGGCTGAAGGTGTGGCTCCTCAGAGAGCTAACATGGAGTCCTGGAAGGAGTACAGAGACATGAGAGGACGTTCAACAGGCCTCATCTCAGC GGAGGGAGAGCATTGGCTGAAAATGCGAAGTGTTCTTCGGCAGCTAATCATGCGCCCCCGTGATGTGGCAGTCTTCTCCGATGATATTAACAAAGTGGTAGATGACCTGATCGAGCGAGTTTCTACTCTGCGCAGCCGGGAGCTGGATGGAGCAACAGTGTTCAACGTGAATGACCTCTTCTTCAAATATGCAATGGAAG gTATAGCAGCCATTTTGTACGAGAGTCGTTTAGGCTGTCTGGAAAATGAGATTCCCCGGGAAACTCAAAACTATATCAGCGCACTAAACCTCATGTTCAGTTCCTTCAAGACCAccatgtatgctggagccatccCCAAGTGGCTGCGGCCCATCATCCCCAAACCTTGGGAGGAGTTCTGTTTCTCTTGGGATGGCCTCTTCAAATTCA GCATCATTCACATCAATAAGAGGCTTGCTGAGATCAAGGCCCAGGTTGAGCAACGAGAGGAAGTGAAGGGAGGACTTCTCACACACATGCTCGTCACCATGGAGATGAGCATGGAGGAAATCTATGCCAATGCAACAGAGATGTTACTGGCAGGGGTCGACACg ACCTCCTTCACGCTGTCATGGGCCAGCTACCTGTTAGCACGGCACCCTGAAATTCAGGAGCAAATCTATATGGAGGTGGTGAGGACTTTGGGTCACCAAGCTGTTGCTACGGCCGACGACATTCCTCGTCTGCCTCTTATCAGAGGCCTGGTCAAAGAGACTCTCAG GCTTTTTCCAGTTCTCCCGGGAAATGGACGGATTACCCAGGATGACTTAGTGGTGGGCGGATACTTTATCCCCAAAGGGGTACGACTG ACTCAGTTGGCTCTTTGTCACTACTCCACTTCCTTGGACGAGGAGAACTTTGCTGATGCTTTAAACTTCCGACCAGATCGCTGGGTTCGAAAAGATTCCTCAGATCGTGTTGACAACTTTGGCTCCATTCCCTTTGGCTATGGTATCAGGAGTTGCATCGGCAAGAGAATAGCTGAGTTAGAGATGCATCTAGTTCTGACCAGG CTTATTCAGAGGTTCCACATTGGCATGTCTCCGCTCACTGCTGATGTAAAGGCCAAAACACACGGCCTTCTCTGCCCTGCAGGGCCCATCCACCTGCAATTCACTGACAGAGAAAATTAG
- the LOC129178461 gene encoding cytochrome P450 27C1 isoform X2, which translates to MAVLNHLTAVCRKNLQVDRLNKQLVFTLRVLHKSAAGEAFGIPSPTEEDSVSQSVITAAHVSDKRVKVKSLKEMPGPSTTSNLIEFFWRDGFSRIHEIQMEHSKKYGKIFKSHFGPQLVVSIADRDLVAQVLRAEGVAPQRANMESWKEYRDMRGRSTGLISAEGEHWLKMRSVLRQLIMRPRDVAVFSDDINKVVDDLIERVSTLRSRELDGATVFNVNDLFFKYAMEGIAAILYESRLGCLENEIPRETQNYISALNLMFSSFKTTMYAGAIPKWLRPIIPKPWEEFCFSWDGLFKFSIIHINKRLAEIKAQVEQREEVKGGLLTHMLVTMEMSMEEIYANATEMLLAGVDTTSFTLSWASYLLARHPEIQEQIYMEVVRTLGHQAVATADDIPRLPLIRGLVKETLRLFPVLPGNGRITQDDLVVGGYFIPKGTQLALCHYSTSLDEENFADALNFRPDRWVRKDSSDRVDNFGSIPFGYGIRSCIGKRIAELEMHLVLTRLIQRFHIGMSPLTADVKAKTHGLLCPAGPIHLQFTDREN; encoded by the exons ATGGCCGTACTCAATCATTTAACGGCAGTTTGCCGGAAGAATTTGCAGGTCGATCGGCTTAATAAGCAGCTGGTGTTCACACTTCGGGTTTTGCACAAGTCGGCGGCCGGGGAAGCTTTTGGGATCCCCTCGCCTACGGAAGAGGACAGCGTGTCCCAGAGTGTCATCACAGCGGCTCACGTCTCTGACAAAAGAGTAAAAGTCAAGAGCTTAAAGGAGATGCCAGGACCCAGCACCACGTCTAACCTCATCGAGTTCTTCTGGAGAGACGGTTTTAGTAGAATTCATGAAATTCAG ATGGAACACAGCAAGAAGTATGGGAAAATCTTCAAATCCCATTTTGGACCTCAACTGGTGGTCTCCATCGCTGACCGAGACCTGGTCGCTCAGGTGCTGAGGGCTGAAGGTGTGGCTCCTCAGAGAGCTAACATGGAGTCCTGGAAGGAGTACAGAGACATGAGAGGACGTTCAACAGGCCTCATCTCAGC GGAGGGAGAGCATTGGCTGAAAATGCGAAGTGTTCTTCGGCAGCTAATCATGCGCCCCCGTGATGTGGCAGTCTTCTCCGATGATATTAACAAAGTGGTAGATGACCTGATCGAGCGAGTTTCTACTCTGCGCAGCCGGGAGCTGGATGGAGCAACAGTGTTCAACGTGAATGACCTCTTCTTCAAATATGCAATGGAAG gTATAGCAGCCATTTTGTACGAGAGTCGTTTAGGCTGTCTGGAAAATGAGATTCCCCGGGAAACTCAAAACTATATCAGCGCACTAAACCTCATGTTCAGTTCCTTCAAGACCAccatgtatgctggagccatccCCAAGTGGCTGCGGCCCATCATCCCCAAACCTTGGGAGGAGTTCTGTTTCTCTTGGGATGGCCTCTTCAAATTCA GCATCATTCACATCAATAAGAGGCTTGCTGAGATCAAGGCCCAGGTTGAGCAACGAGAGGAAGTGAAGGGAGGACTTCTCACACACATGCTCGTCACCATGGAGATGAGCATGGAGGAAATCTATGCCAATGCAACAGAGATGTTACTGGCAGGGGTCGACACg ACCTCCTTCACGCTGTCATGGGCCAGCTACCTGTTAGCACGGCACCCTGAAATTCAGGAGCAAATCTATATGGAGGTGGTGAGGACTTTGGGTCACCAAGCTGTTGCTACGGCCGACGACATTCCTCGTCTGCCTCTTATCAGAGGCCTGGTCAAAGAGACTCTCAG GCTTTTTCCAGTTCTCCCGGGAAATGGACGGATTACCCAGGATGACTTAGTGGTGGGCGGATACTTTATCCCCAAAGGG ACTCAGTTGGCTCTTTGTCACTACTCCACTTCCTTGGACGAGGAGAACTTTGCTGATGCTTTAAACTTCCGACCAGATCGCTGGGTTCGAAAAGATTCCTCAGATCGTGTTGACAACTTTGGCTCCATTCCCTTTGGCTATGGTATCAGGAGTTGCATCGGCAAGAGAATAGCTGAGTTAGAGATGCATCTAGTTCTGACCAGG CTTATTCAGAGGTTCCACATTGGCATGTCTCCGCTCACTGCTGATGTAAAGGCCAAAACACACGGCCTTCTCTGCCCTGCAGGGCCCATCCACCTGCAATTCACTGACAGAGAAAATTAG
- the rbm26 gene encoding RNA-binding protein 26 isoform X2 has protein sequence MIIENLDALKTWLSETLEPICEADPSALAKYVVALVKKDKTEKELKALCIDQLDVFLQKETQQFVDKLFEAVNNKSYLPQTEQLPTAVKVEKDEQKNDETNREEERDKKFSRRVNNSPPPSSSRYSRDSRRGDDRKREDRSRKRDYDRNPPRRDSYRDRYNRRRGRSRSYSRSRSRSWSKDRTRDRDRERDRDRDRDRSMSPSQSRTRSRSRSRERDSGKLKYDHDRADRLEGADGYTPTVLVSTATTSHFPVPALSSTITVIAPTHHSNNTTESWSDFRPDHPVDHGPFRGPPPQQRKRCRDYDEKGFCMRGDMCPFDHGSDPVVVEDVSLPNMLPFQPPPIPGVDPPPPPGLPPPPLLNPSPVNLGPPVPTPGALPPSLPPVAGPPPPLPPLQPSGMDAPPNSITSAVPTIVTSGMRSSVSQMSAPLFPSDTYETDVYNPESPSITISSRPMYRHRANAQRPNLIGLTMGDVDQPHRDKVPNNSMRIVMDSGPRKRPAGPHDGTIVHKKPWLDKPNFNKPNHLGYNRRGPFNSTNTKLLVRQIPSELNNISKLNEHFSKFGTIVNLQVAYQNDPEGALIQFASPVEAKRAIQSTEAVLNNRFIRVHWFRENGGDGLGHSQFHSQQLQPQPVTPSATSLKQSVKYRLGPLLPANSEPSKDSIVSAQIQNPAKASVKERLGFSTKLAAPVEKVFSTSAGLSKTVYNPAAMKAVQKTTEDALKKKQEALKLQQDVRKKKQEILEKHIETQKLLIAKLEKNKAMKAEDKAKIMETLGTLTKSITKLQEEIKSISSSSNLLHAAKSKAQAQKELLDAELDLYKKTQAGEDTALLKLKYTQLQIEAAKRGLLSPGRGRAVLTRGRGTSRARGRGSRGRGRGVPLHAVVDHRPRALQISGFSDIERVDLLPHFAQFGEIEDCQMYDGGLSAIITYRTRAEAEQAALHGLKLNNHNLRLAWHKPAMTLNAADANEAEPDEDEYPEESLSDDALLQDDDEEEDDNEPRSWRR, from the exons ATGATCATTGAAAATCTGGATGCTTTGAAAACATGGCTGTCTGAAACGCTCGAGCCCAT CTGCGAAGCAGACCCTTCAGCCCTCGCCAAGTATGTTGTTGCCCTGGTGAAGAAagacaaaactgaaaaagaACTAAAAGCCTTGTGTATTGACCAGTTGGACGTGTTTCTTCAAAAAG AGACCCAGCAATTTGTGGACAAGCTGTTTGAAGCTGTGAACAACAAAAGCTATCTGCCCCAGACAGAACAACTGCCCACTGCGGTGAAAGTGGAGAAAGATGAACAGAAAAATGATGAG ACAAATCGAGAAGAGGAACGTGACAAAAAGTTTTCTCGACGAGTGAATAATAGCCCTCCACCATCAAGTTCCCGCTATAGTAGAGATAGCAG GAGAGGAGACGATCGTAAGAGGGAAGACCGTTCCAGAAAGAGAGATTATGACCGCAACCCACCAAGAAGGGACTCCTACCGGGATCGCTATAATCGGAGGAGGGGCCGCAGTCGTAGTTACAGTCGTAGCCGAAGCCGGAGTTGGAGCAAGGATCGTACTCGTGACCGCGACAGAGAGCGGGATAGAGACCGTGACAGAGACAGAAGCATGAGTCCCTCTCAGAGCAGAACTCGCTCTCGAAGTAGGAGTAGAG AACGAGATTCTGGGAAATTAAAGTATGATCATGATCGAGCGGACAGGTTGGAAGGTGCCGATGGCTACACCCCAACTGTTCTGGTTTCCACTGCAACCACCTCACATTTCCCTGTGCCGGCACTAAGCAGCACCATCACAGTCATAGCTCCAACTCATCACAGCAACAACACAACCGAGAGCTGGTCAGATTTCCGCCCAGATCACCCTGTGGATCATGGCCCTTTTAGGGGGCCCCCTCCTCAGCAAAGAAAACGTTGCCGTGATTATGATG AAAAAGGCTTCTGCATGAGAGGAGACATGTGCCCTTTCGACCATGGAAGTGACCCAGTTGTCGTGGAGGATGTCAGTCTGCCCAATATGCTGCCCTTCCAACCTCCACCCATCCCTGGTGTGGATCCCCCACCACCCCCAGGTCTTCCACCTCCACCTCTCTTGAATCCATCACCTGTGAATTTGGGGCCTCCTGTGCCCACACCAGGGGCTCTCCCGCCAAGCCTTCCGCCGGTTGCCG GgccacctcctcctcttccaccaCTTCAACCATCAGGAATGGATGCTCCTCCCAATTCCATTACAAGCGCCGTTCCCACCATTGTCACCTCAGGGATGCGCTCTTCAGTATCTCAAATGTCTGCACCACTTTTCCCCTCAG ATACCTATGAGACTGATGTGTACAATCCAGAGTCTCCCAGCATTACCATCAGCTCCAGGCCAATGTACCGCCATCGTGCCAATGCCCAGAGGCCCAACCTGATTGGCCTCACAATGGGTGATGTAGACCAGCCTCATAGAG ACAAGGTTCCAAATAACAGCATGAGAATTGTCATGGATTCTGGACCAAGGAAGAGACCAGCTGGTCCACATGATGGGACCATTGTGCACAAGAAACCTTGGCTTGACAA ACCTAATTTTAACAAGCCCAACCACCTGGGATACAACAGAAGAGGCCCATTCAACTCCACCAATACAAAGCTGCTGGTTCGGCAAATTCCCTCCGAActcaacaacatcagcaaactcaatgAACATTTCAGCAAGTTTGGAACTATCGTCAACCTTCAG gTGGCATACCAGAATGACCCAGAGGGTGCGCTGATCCAGTTTGCATCCCCAGTTGAGGCCAAGCGGGCCATACAAAGCACAGAGGCTGTCCTCAACAACCGCTTCATTCGGGTGCATTGGTTTCGTGAGAACGGAGGTGATGGGCTGGGTCACAGCCAGTTTCACTCACAGCAGTTGCAGCCACAGCCGGTCACG CCCTCAGCGACCTCGCTGAAGCAGTCTGTCAAATATCGCCTTGGGCCTCTTCTCCCTGCAAACTCTGAGCCTTCAAAGGACTCCATTGTGTCCGCTCAG ATACAGAATCCTGCCAAAGCGTCAGTGAAAGAGCGTTTGGGTTTCTCGACCAAACTAGCTGCTCCGGTTGAGAAG GTATTTTCAACCTCTGCGGGCCTCTCAAAGACTGTATACAATCCTGCAGCCATGAAAGCTGTCCAGAAAACCACAGAGGATGCCCTAAAGAAGAAGCAG GAAgccctaaaattacagcaggaTGTGAGGAAGAAGAAGCAGGAAATACTAGAGAAGCACATTGAAACACAGAAG CTCCTAATCGCCAAACTTGAGAAGAACAAAGCAATGAAAGCAGAGGATAAAGCCAAGATCATGGAAACGCTGGGCACCTTAACCAAGAGCATCACAAAACTACAAGAAGAGATAAAAAGCATCTCAAGCAGCAGCAATCTACTGCATGCAGCCAAGAGCAAGGCCCAA GCTCAGAAAGAACTGCTTGATGCAGAGCTGGACCTCTACAAGAAGACTCAAGCTGGGGAGGACACTGCTTTATTGAAGCTCAAGTATACCCAGCTGCAAATAGAG GCCGCTAAAAGGGGACTACTGTCACCAGGCCGGGGTCGCGCGGTCCTAACTCGAGGTCGTGGCACTTCAAGAGCCCGGGGACGGGGTTCCAGAGGACGGGGAAGAGGTGTTCCACTGCATGCAGTTGTGGACCATCGACCACGAGCTCTTCAGATCTCTGGATTCTCTGATATTGAGAGGGTAGATCTGCTGCCACACTTTGCT CAATTTGGAGAAATAGAAGACTGCCAGATGTATGACGGCGGCCTGTCTGCAATCATCACATACAGGACAAGAGCAGAGGCAGAGCAG GCGGCCCTTCATGGCCTCAAGTTGAACAACCATAATTTACGCCTGGCATGGCACAAGCCTGCCATGACACTTAATGCTGCTGATGCTAATGAGGCAGAACCAGATGAGGATGAG TATCCAGAAGAATCACTGAGTGACGATGCCTTGCTGCAGGATgacgacgaggaggaggatgacaaCGAGCCTCGCTCCTGGCGCAGATGA
- the rbm26 gene encoding RNA-binding protein 26 isoform X1 has product MIIENLDALKTWLSETLEPICEADPSALAKYVVALVKKDKTEKELKALCIDQLDVFLQKETQQFVDKLFEAVNNKSYLPQTEQLPTAVKVEKDEQKNDETNREEERDKKFSRRVNNSPPPSSSRYSRDSRRGDDRKREDRSRKRDYDRNPPRRDSYRDRYNRRRGRSRSYSRSRSRSWSKDRTRDRDRERDRDRDRDRSMSPSQSRTRSRSRSRERDSGKLKYDHDRADRLEGADGYTPTVLVSTATTSHFPVPALSSTITVIAPTHHSNNTTESWSDFRPDHPVDHGPFRGPPPQQRKRCRDYDEKGFCMRGDMCPFDHGSDPVVVEDVSLPNMLPFQPPPIPGVDPPPPPGLPPPPLLNPSPVNLGPPVPTPGALPPSLPPVAGPPPPLPPLQPSGMDAPPNSITSAVPTIVTSGMRSSVSQMSAPLFPSDTYETDVYNPESPSITISSRPMYRHRANAQRPNLIGLTMGDVDQPHRDKVPNNSMRIVMDSGPRKRPAGPHDGTIVHKKPWLDKPNFNKPNHLGYNRRGPFNSTNTKLLVRQIPSELNNISKLNEHFSKFGTIVNLQVAYQNDPEGALIQFASPVEAKRAIQSTEAVLNNRFIRVHWFRENGGDGLGHSQFHSQQLQPQPVTQPSATSLKQSVKYRLGPLLPANSEPSKDSIVSAQIQNPAKASVKERLGFSTKLAAPVEKVFSTSAGLSKTVYNPAAMKAVQKTTEDALKKKQEALKLQQDVRKKKQEILEKHIETQKLLIAKLEKNKAMKAEDKAKIMETLGTLTKSITKLQEEIKSISSSSNLLHAAKSKAQAQKELLDAELDLYKKTQAGEDTALLKLKYTQLQIEAAKRGLLSPGRGRAVLTRGRGTSRARGRGSRGRGRGVPLHAVVDHRPRALQISGFSDIERVDLLPHFAQFGEIEDCQMYDGGLSAIITYRTRAEAEQAALHGLKLNNHNLRLAWHKPAMTLNAADANEAEPDEDEYPEESLSDDALLQDDDEEEDDNEPRSWRR; this is encoded by the exons ATGATCATTGAAAATCTGGATGCTTTGAAAACATGGCTGTCTGAAACGCTCGAGCCCAT CTGCGAAGCAGACCCTTCAGCCCTCGCCAAGTATGTTGTTGCCCTGGTGAAGAAagacaaaactgaaaaagaACTAAAAGCCTTGTGTATTGACCAGTTGGACGTGTTTCTTCAAAAAG AGACCCAGCAATTTGTGGACAAGCTGTTTGAAGCTGTGAACAACAAAAGCTATCTGCCCCAGACAGAACAACTGCCCACTGCGGTGAAAGTGGAGAAAGATGAACAGAAAAATGATGAG ACAAATCGAGAAGAGGAACGTGACAAAAAGTTTTCTCGACGAGTGAATAATAGCCCTCCACCATCAAGTTCCCGCTATAGTAGAGATAGCAG GAGAGGAGACGATCGTAAGAGGGAAGACCGTTCCAGAAAGAGAGATTATGACCGCAACCCACCAAGAAGGGACTCCTACCGGGATCGCTATAATCGGAGGAGGGGCCGCAGTCGTAGTTACAGTCGTAGCCGAAGCCGGAGTTGGAGCAAGGATCGTACTCGTGACCGCGACAGAGAGCGGGATAGAGACCGTGACAGAGACAGAAGCATGAGTCCCTCTCAGAGCAGAACTCGCTCTCGAAGTAGGAGTAGAG AACGAGATTCTGGGAAATTAAAGTATGATCATGATCGAGCGGACAGGTTGGAAGGTGCCGATGGCTACACCCCAACTGTTCTGGTTTCCACTGCAACCACCTCACATTTCCCTGTGCCGGCACTAAGCAGCACCATCACAGTCATAGCTCCAACTCATCACAGCAACAACACAACCGAGAGCTGGTCAGATTTCCGCCCAGATCACCCTGTGGATCATGGCCCTTTTAGGGGGCCCCCTCCTCAGCAAAGAAAACGTTGCCGTGATTATGATG AAAAAGGCTTCTGCATGAGAGGAGACATGTGCCCTTTCGACCATGGAAGTGACCCAGTTGTCGTGGAGGATGTCAGTCTGCCCAATATGCTGCCCTTCCAACCTCCACCCATCCCTGGTGTGGATCCCCCACCACCCCCAGGTCTTCCACCTCCACCTCTCTTGAATCCATCACCTGTGAATTTGGGGCCTCCTGTGCCCACACCAGGGGCTCTCCCGCCAAGCCTTCCGCCGGTTGCCG GgccacctcctcctcttccaccaCTTCAACCATCAGGAATGGATGCTCCTCCCAATTCCATTACAAGCGCCGTTCCCACCATTGTCACCTCAGGGATGCGCTCTTCAGTATCTCAAATGTCTGCACCACTTTTCCCCTCAG ATACCTATGAGACTGATGTGTACAATCCAGAGTCTCCCAGCATTACCATCAGCTCCAGGCCAATGTACCGCCATCGTGCCAATGCCCAGAGGCCCAACCTGATTGGCCTCACAATGGGTGATGTAGACCAGCCTCATAGAG ACAAGGTTCCAAATAACAGCATGAGAATTGTCATGGATTCTGGACCAAGGAAGAGACCAGCTGGTCCACATGATGGGACCATTGTGCACAAGAAACCTTGGCTTGACAA ACCTAATTTTAACAAGCCCAACCACCTGGGATACAACAGAAGAGGCCCATTCAACTCCACCAATACAAAGCTGCTGGTTCGGCAAATTCCCTCCGAActcaacaacatcagcaaactcaatgAACATTTCAGCAAGTTTGGAACTATCGTCAACCTTCAG gTGGCATACCAGAATGACCCAGAGGGTGCGCTGATCCAGTTTGCATCCCCAGTTGAGGCCAAGCGGGCCATACAAAGCACAGAGGCTGTCCTCAACAACCGCTTCATTCGGGTGCATTGGTTTCGTGAGAACGGAGGTGATGGGCTGGGTCACAGCCAGTTTCACTCACAGCAGTTGCAGCCACAGCCGGTCACG CAGCCCTCAGCGACCTCGCTGAAGCAGTCTGTCAAATATCGCCTTGGGCCTCTTCTCCCTGCAAACTCTGAGCCTTCAAAGGACTCCATTGTGTCCGCTCAG ATACAGAATCCTGCCAAAGCGTCAGTGAAAGAGCGTTTGGGTTTCTCGACCAAACTAGCTGCTCCGGTTGAGAAG GTATTTTCAACCTCTGCGGGCCTCTCAAAGACTGTATACAATCCTGCAGCCATGAAAGCTGTCCAGAAAACCACAGAGGATGCCCTAAAGAAGAAGCAG GAAgccctaaaattacagcaggaTGTGAGGAAGAAGAAGCAGGAAATACTAGAGAAGCACATTGAAACACAGAAG CTCCTAATCGCCAAACTTGAGAAGAACAAAGCAATGAAAGCAGAGGATAAAGCCAAGATCATGGAAACGCTGGGCACCTTAACCAAGAGCATCACAAAACTACAAGAAGAGATAAAAAGCATCTCAAGCAGCAGCAATCTACTGCATGCAGCCAAGAGCAAGGCCCAA GCTCAGAAAGAACTGCTTGATGCAGAGCTGGACCTCTACAAGAAGACTCAAGCTGGGGAGGACACTGCTTTATTGAAGCTCAAGTATACCCAGCTGCAAATAGAG GCCGCTAAAAGGGGACTACTGTCACCAGGCCGGGGTCGCGCGGTCCTAACTCGAGGTCGTGGCACTTCAAGAGCCCGGGGACGGGGTTCCAGAGGACGGGGAAGAGGTGTTCCACTGCATGCAGTTGTGGACCATCGACCACGAGCTCTTCAGATCTCTGGATTCTCTGATATTGAGAGGGTAGATCTGCTGCCACACTTTGCT CAATTTGGAGAAATAGAAGACTGCCAGATGTATGACGGCGGCCTGTCTGCAATCATCACATACAGGACAAGAGCAGAGGCAGAGCAG GCGGCCCTTCATGGCCTCAAGTTGAACAACCATAATTTACGCCTGGCATGGCACAAGCCTGCCATGACACTTAATGCTGCTGATGCTAATGAGGCAGAACCAGATGAGGATGAG TATCCAGAAGAATCACTGAGTGACGATGCCTTGCTGCAGGATgacgacgaggaggaggatgacaaCGAGCCTCGCTCCTGGCGCAGATGA